tgttttccCACAAAATGACAAGtgcctggtgaagaaaaataacctaAAAGGTCAaggtattcctttaagtttagGAGTAACGCCGCACAGCAAACTTCACTCTCTCAAACAGTCCAACAATGTGgatgaaaaaatgttttttccccacatcTCTTGTAGTGGAATAGATTTTAACACAGCAGGGCAAAGTCAAACTGAGTATTCGCGTGTCTGCTGAACATAAAACAGGATTAAAGCACagcagagatagagacagagtcAAAAcacagatggaggagaagggTTATGCTGGAACTTTGTCAGGCTTGAACCAGAGTTGGGGGGTATTTCACTCTCAATTCCAAAACACTGGAAATGTTTTGGTGGATAAAGGCTGTACAGTTTTTGAGAATCAAGACTATCATTACTATTGCAGTTTCAATTTTCCATTTTGAAATGACTGAACCCCAACCCAGGTTTGAGCCACCATGCAGGGTCACCTGCACGCTCAGGCTCTGGGGGCTGATCGTAGGTGAGGGCCAGGGGACGGCGGCCCTCCTCCACCCGCCcgtcccccctgtcccccccgcagccttcttcttcttcctcggAGTCAGAGTCCGAGTCGAAGAGGGCGCGAGCCGAGCGGAGGTCGGGCCGGGTGCCGATGGACACCGATTTGTGCGTGCGCTGGTAGGTGAAGGACATTGACTCTGAGGTGTGGGAGTGCGTGATGCGCACTGCGCCGCACCCAGGGGAGAGGTGTTGAGGTGAAATGAGGGGAAAGGAAGCgtataaaggaaaacaaaaagaaaaaggaagaggggaTAAGTGGAAAAGGTCAAAAACAACTGGCCTGGAAGATAAAGGGACGGCAAGTGAAAACAGGAGGCGACTGAAAGGAAACAGGAAGAACACAGGAAGGGAGACTGCACAAAGAGGAATGCAGAAAGTGCAGAAAGAGTTTGCGTGTATTTTTTTGAGAAGTGGGCATTGAGAATTTAAATGGACACGTTGGTGCCATATCATGAGGTGATGAGTATGAGATGAAGTGCATTGTTGTCTACCTGGGTATCCGTCATCCATATCCAGGTCGTTGCCGCTGCTGATGCTGGTGGAGTCCAGGGAGTGAACGCTGAGGGAGGTGATCTGACAACGAAGCTGCTCGATGTCGCTGTCCTTGCTGTCCAAAGCCATCTGAAGCTCCAGACGAACCTGGCTCTCATCCGCTATCagctgcaccacacacacacacacacacatgaacagagaCTAATCAGTATTGGTTCACAATGGAAGAGATGGGAATACAGAGAGATTCTTCCACCTACTAATCTCTATTCATGTGTGCTCGCTTTTACACACTCCTTGTCTCTGTTGGTCCAAGGATTAAAGGGGCATTAGGTAATCTATGACCGTTAACGACTTCTACTAGTGACCAGTCTCTGAATTACTGCAGCCTGTAATTGACCCAAACAATAGTCAAGTAAGTCACATTTCCACAATTGAGGCAAGTAAGCTCGCTAATTAGAGccgagatccaacagaaacgtcgaGTGAAGatgtaatatatcacaatgcaaaatactggaataataatactgctttgtcatctGAATTGTTTGACTTGAGAACGAGGCGTTTTAGCCTTTgcagctgaaatgtcttgtgacGCCGGTCGCTTGCTCAGcagcaccgtcctccattgttgagcagctgaaaatgtcagtCCTGGAAAGGGCAGgcagtgagttttgaaagctagAAATCTCAACACCTGgcgaagtaatcgttgagtcattggtactgatcaacaatcCCTATCAACCCCTGATCATTTAGTGCTATGGGGCGGCACAAATCTtacttactgcccctttaaaatcaattttttACAGTATCTCATCCCCTTCGTTTCCATCTCCCCATCATGAAGTGGACTCCCAGATCCACCTAGTCAGTATCTCACAGAAACAGCAGGTGCTATGTTGGCATTTTGTATCGAGTGATGCCATTCGCTGGTGCGCTGCCAGTGTGGGCGTACTGACCGCCTGCATCTCGTTCAGCTCCCTCTGGTATTTGATGATGGTGCTGTTGAGTTTCTCCTTCTCCGATCTCAGCTCCAGTTGCAGCTTcctgttctccttctccttcctgcgCACCTCCGTCTCGTTGCCGCGGTGACCGCCCCGCACCGTCTCCCTCCTGGCCATGACCTCGGCCAGCTTGTTGACAGCCTGGGGGCGACGATACAGTTACAAATGTATAATGACGATAAATATGCATGCAGTGAATAAATACACTACACACATAACAGTATTGCTGCACATTATCCATTTCCAACTTCCATACTTTAGATAGATCTGTAAATTATCAAACTGATTATCCATATTTCTTCTTAATTTCCAGACCTGTAGgaatcctgacacacacacaaccacacacctGAATCTTTAGTGTCCTCTCATTCTGCAGCTGCTTTTCAAAGGAGATCTTGACACAGTTCATCTGCTTCTCCCCATCCTTGGCTTTGTAGAGCTCTGAATAAACAGCGGAGATGAATATTAACATCAATACAGAGCTCCCTAAAACATTTTTACTTAACAGAGTCCATGGCCTTTCCATAACCATTCgataacatacagtatggtgCAATTTTCAAGATCAATATTTTGCTAGCATCTGTGTTCAgatatttccttttttgttgAATAGTTGGAAAGCCCCAGGACTTCAGCTattacatgcaatactttgagTTATTACTCTtggacatcatcatcatctctattGCACTACGGTAGTCCTTGGCTCAAAGAGACACTCACGCTGCTGCATTTCCTTCAGCTGGTTGTTGAGCTCCTCTTTCTCGCTGGCCAGGTTGGCCACATCCACTGTCAGAGTGCGATTGGACTCTTCCAGCTGTAGGGGGCGTCAGGGGAGAGGTGAGTGCGTCTAATAACTTGATGAACAACAATTTGAATGATTTCATGGAGGAACAACATATTTGAATCAGGAATATAATTTGACTAAATTCAAATGGAAATTTAAAGTCCTACTCAGATAATAACAACAGAGCCTCCATTCTTTAATATTTCTTGGTGGATTGGATGTAAGATCCTCATTATGGCCAAAGTCTTCCAGTGTTGGAATTTCAAGAAAACCCACTTCCTGAATTAAATCAATTGAAAATGATTTGACCCAAACTGCCAACTACCCAAATTACAGGGTATCATCATATTTGCTCTTTATTGATCACCCTCCTGATCTTGTCTaatctagtcttgtttatttatatagccctttatcacagtcaagtctcaaagggctttagataccatcatataccatactacatcatacatatacagacatatacacatcatatacatacttgatatacattgtttactacaccatatacatactacacatcatatactacatcatatactacatcatataccatcATATCTCATTCCCACCGTCTTTCCCAATctgcctcctcccccttccctctttccctctctctccctctctccctctctctctctcaccgagCTGATGGTGGCCTCCTTGTCGCTGAGCTCCTGCTTGTGTCTCGCCATCATGTCTTTGATCTCCAGCTCTTTCATgatcttctccttctccagatCTGAGTACTGCTCCTCAGCGATGGAGCGAGCCAGCTGCTCGGAGTCGGCCTTGGTCAGACTGACTTCCAGCTGGGCTGTTAGGGAATCCCTGCGGAGGGAAGGCGGGAGGGAATATGAAAATTGTTAGTATTGGATAAAAACTCTGGGACTTCTCCGCAAAAATACTGACAGCTGTCATTAGGCCAGAAGGAAATTACTTATGGTCTGGACGTAATATCTGACTGACCTCATCCTCAAGGCGTGGTTTCAAACCGTTTCTCTGAGTGAGAACTACTCTGGATCCGCTATGGTTAAACCAGTTGTGTCCACAGTTATTGTGGGTCTTCATGCTGCTAATCTGGTTAACCCTCACTTATCCACTTAAAAGTCCAAATCCTCTTAGCTAGCTGCGATGTGAATTTACAGGCTAATAACACTAATCTGGATAAGTCTGTTACATTATTAAAAGGTCAAACAAATGTGGATATTGTGGTGTTATGCTATAAATGTActttatctgtttatctgtacTCTGCAGAGTAGTAACCAAGAAGTGATAATTGTACCTGTGTCCTCTATATGGGACCAGAATCGTGGCCGGAAAGGGAGtaaaaatctgacatttaaGTGTAAAATCTCACCATCTGTGAGGATTATCAGATACTTTGCAAATTATTCAGGTAATTTCACGGGTTCAAAAACACCTTGACACTTGATTTATCACCTACCAGCACTGTTCATTTTCCATAACAGATGATTTCATGAGTAAAAAGAATGTGTTTATGTCCGAAAGCATCGCCTATGCAACACTACTTGACAACTCCTTGTTTTAGTGCTTCTAGACTGGAAACGGAGACAGCTGGTGGTCCAGGCGGACCAGTTACCTCTCCTCCTGGTACTCCTCCAGTCTCTGCTGGGCCTCTTTGTACATCTTATTCCTCTCATCACACTCCTCCTTCAGCTCACGGATCTGCGTCTTGTAAAGGGTCTTGGAGGAAGACAGCAGGACATTCATTTCATAAGACAAGTGAGGTAGTAGAGTATGTATAATACATTACAAAGACAATAGATTACAGATTGTTTACATAGATACAGGCAGAGAAATGGGGTGAAGTGGGGAAAAGACTCATAGATTCCCATTCAAGTCACATATTTTTagatctattttgtattttttgtgatGTTATGTCATGTTAGCTATGCTGACGTTCACAACAGGCtgtaaaattaaataataacatGGCATGAAGAGAGACTATGAGCAATGCTAACGAGCTGTTGCATCCCACAAGTACCAGGTGTGAAACTGGGTCGATGGAGAAAGGAAGCTTGATGGGTAGAGTTACCGTGAAATATTGCTCCGCCTCCAGTTGGTCCTTCAGCTCCTTCAACTGGCCGTCAGcctcctgcctctccctgcGATTGGACGACACAACTGTCAATCATTCCTATGGACCAACTGAACACCAGAGCCAAAtttttacttgtgtgtgtgtgtgtttgacctgcGTAGCTCCTGGTTCTGCTTCTCCAGGCTCTGCTTCATGTCCAGCAGGTGGTTGAGCTCCTGTTTGAGCTGCTTCTCTGAGGAGCGCAACATGGACGCCTGCTGGCTCTGCACCTTCAGGTCGTTCTGGCTCAGACTCCGCTTCTGGATCTCCTGCTCCAGGCGCAAGCTCAGGGTTTTCACCTGGGACGGGAACACACACGCAACATCTTTAGCGGTTCTCTCACTGGCACAGTTAGGTGGGCATATGTTAGGCACTCAATTCAAACTACAGAAAGAAGAAGCAGAGTGACACACACCTCATCAGAGAGTTTATCCTTGTGTGCCTGCAGCTCATCCAGCTTGTTCTGGGCCTGCTTGTAGTCACAGTCCAGCATGGAGCGCTCCTTCTCTAGTTGGAGCATCTTGCCCTCCACCTGTAGCTTCAAGCTGCGCTCCTCGTGGAGGGTGCACTCCATCTCTGGACCACAGAAAATGGCCAGGAAAACAATCAGAAAGGTTATCTACATTGCACTCATACCAGACCTGGGTCACACAGTTCTcgctgtttgttttaacctgctggGAGAACCAGATGGGTGGGCGAGTTCCAGAAAGACAATCACAGCAAAGTATTTGAAGGTCAATTTATTATACTTGTCTGTCAGCTTACCTGACACTAACTAAACTGAACAAGacagaattatttgcaaatgctatttgaccAAGGTCTGCTCTATCAATCAACCCTCCCTCCAAGTACCATTTCATTCCTTCTCCACCCTTCTTTAATAGCTGAGATACTTTTACAGTTTTATGATTGCCAATACTTTCATTCtttgcttgattttttttgttttattaactCAGTGTCTATGTAAGGTGTATCCAGACACTTATGTGTAAAATACACTTTAAACTACACTGATTAAATTCCTATGCTTTAATCCCACAGCCCTGTTGCACTCTATTGTCCTCCCTCTCGCTCACCTTTCATGGCCCCTGACTTGGCCTCCTCGATGGACTGGTAGATCTTGTTTTTATCAGCGAGCTTGGCTCTGGTGGCCTTGTGttctgcctcctcctgctccagacTCTGCTGGAGGGACTTCAGCTTGAACGTCAGGTCAATCTCTTGGTTGTTCTTCTCCTACGGAGCCAAGGGGGATATTATGGCACTTACTGCTATCATTTCATATGTACGTTTTATATTGATTGTGTGTACTTTTTAAACTTATTGCATAGGagaagccaaaggcaaattttCATAATGCTGGACAACAATGTCTGGCCTAATCTAAAAAAGTCAACATTAAGTTTGTGGAAGGAGCATCTATTGAACTAGCCTGGAAACTCATCCCATGTTAGCAATTAGCCAGTGGAAACAAAAACCAACCTTCTCAAGGTCAATGAGCTTCTGCTGGAGCTGCTTCTTCTCATTCTGGGCCTTGGAGAGAGACGACTTGACCTCTTTCACCTTTTCTTCCAGGCCAGAGATACGCCCTGAGACGGAGGAATGGAAACATGGAGGAAGGGAGCAAAAGACAATGAAAGGGCTTGTAACATTTGACATGGTGTTGATATCATTGCTAGGATTTAACTGTATGACACATCTGTATATTTCAGCTCTGTTCAATCTGTAACAATCTTGTCCAGTACATGTGTACGCAGACTACCGTTATTGAATTGTTATTTGTCGTGCGTGTGTTTTAACATTTGCATAACACATGACACAAGCTTGTAATGAAACATAGAAACTACATGGAAATGTGTGCACCTGCACAGTTCAGCTTCAATCATACACATGATCCTAGGTGAGACATTACATATTGCCCCTGCACACATTTGGCCTCTAATGTGCCAAAACAACACACCaatatttattttccctctcccCAGCTCCACCCAAATGGAGACTTTTACCAGGAAAAAAAGCATGAGGCATCACTGCAAACAGGCGACACTCTTATTACGATCCGTCCCCTCTGACTCTAGTGAAAGGCCCAGTCTGCATGGACTGAGTATCCTGGAGTTTGCAAACAAAGGGTCTCACAAGAGGTGCTGGCTCTGGTCTGGCTTTGGCTTTTACAGCCTCTTGCTTCAGTCAGGCCCACTCTAAGCCTTCTGAACAGATGTTTCCATCTATGATCAGATCTTTCCCCAGGCCTGGTCCAAAACAACAATCCACATCTAAAACCCTGTCCAGCTCTAAGCTCCAATTTCTGTGTAATTCCTTTTCCCTGCTACCCAGTGGACATGCAGTTCAGTAGCTTTCCCTGTGCTGGCCCATTAAGTCCTGTATTTTCAGATCCTTAACAGTTTCATTACCTGTAGTTATGGCAGTGAATTAACTTTTTTGCCTGGTGGATTCCAGATTTGCCAGCATTTAACTTTTTAAAGCCAAATTGACTTTTGGAATAGAAAGGAACCTCTAAATAATGGTTGGTTGCCTGCCAAAGTGGGGAGTAGAGTAGAAACTTAACAGCCACATCTTAGCAGCATTTTCCTGGTGTTTAGTGTCCCACTGTGTAGAATGTGTGTAAAGAGGCTTTCTCAACTCTTTGGGGTTTATTATTCAGCATATTAAAACACCTCTCCAGTCTAACGGATCGTCACGTCTCACCCTGCAGGTCAGCGATGGTCTCTGTCCCGAGGTTGCGGTCTCTCCTCTCAGCCTCCAGCTCCGCTTGCAGGCCCATCAGCTGCTTCTCCAGCTCCATCTTGCCGTTTTCCAGCTGGCTGCACCTGTCCTGCATCTCCCTGAGGCTCGCCTCCAGGCCCTGGGCCTGCTTCTGCACCTCTGCGTGACTCTTCTTCAGCCGCCCGGCCGCCTCCTGCTCAGCCTCAAGTACGGCCGTGGCCTCCTCTAGCTGGAGATGGAGAGCACAGGGAAGATAaggtgaaactttattgatccctgcgGGGGGAAAATAGGCAGCAGCAAAAGTGAAATGATTCAGCGAGGAAATAAGACAAATACAATATAAGCatacaaatagaatataaaaaaaaatattaaaacaataaagcaataaattaGAATCCAAACAGCTGTGCGGTTATATGGTTATATGTTGGTAACAATTTAAACATGTTAAGGAGCTTAAGTTACAGATATTACCAGTCACAACTGCTTGCTTAAATATGGATTAAATTGGAGAAGtatctataaaatgtaaaaaatgccaatatgtatacagtatgaaacaATGGAACGATTATGAAAATATTAATATATGCAGAATATAACAATGAGGGAGCTATGTGAAAACTATTTCATGGCATACATGATAGTGCAATTTCATATTTGCATTCAACATTCaaggaaatgtatttttctggGTTAACTGAAGATAAGTCAACAGCTTCTCCTCACTTGTCTCTGCAGCTGAAGGTTCTTCTCAGTGGAGATCTGGGAGTTCTGGTTCCtcctcttcagctcctccagctggtCCCTCAGGTTGTTCACTGATGAGCGAATACAGACAAAtaagagggaggagatgaaaaCAACTGCAGCCCTACGAGAATATACAGTACGTCTGCGTGACTGGGCTGATTCCTCACCGGAAAAACAGCTCACCAAGAAACCACAACAATTTTAAGACCTCTGCATGGGAATTTAAGAGTTATAAAGCTATATTTAACGGCATGCGAGACCTCTTAAGGCCTTGGGTTTAGATATTAGACAGATATAGACATATTTTAAGACACTTCTTCTTGCGGACACGCTGGTTTAATTAAAATAGCAGGTCCTCACGTTCGTTCTCCAGGCTGCGCTTCCTGTCCGTCTCGATCTCCACCTTGCGCAGGTTCTCGGCACTCTGGTGCTGCAGcagcgctcgctctctctccagctgcctcAGAGACGACTCCACTCTCTGCCTGCTGCTCATCTGGTCGGGGGGGCCAATTCACAAACAAAGTCACCAAGATGACAACGTTTGACCTAACGTAGCAAGCAAATGGTTAAAATGGCATCCATCCGTTCATCCGGTCCTTACCTCCTCGTCCAATTCTTTGACCAGCTTCTCTAAACGGTTGGTGGTATTTCTGGGGAGGGAAGAGCAACGGGTATCTTTAAAAATTACtgagaaatacattaaaatatgcagtgtgtgtgtgtgtgatagagccAGCCAAGGGGACAGTTCACTGAAGTTTGTTTCAGTCCTTAGAATATTCCTACTTTGTTCTCGCACCATAACAAATAGTAAGTTCTTCGGGCAGCGTAGGCACATTCTTCGGGAGCGAGAGCAGAGAGTGTGGCAGATAGAGGAGTAGCTTCAAAGTGGTATCAATTTGGAGTCAATTAGGCTAATCGTTTGTGTTAAATCTATGGCAGTCGTATCGAGTTTGCACTGTCAAGAGGCAGCAAATTCATTTTTTAACGATTTAGCCCCAGCTTCGGGATGGTACCGGTCATATTTTAGACACCGGAATCAATCCCCAATTTGAGCTAGATAATCTTAACACCCCTAATACACATTCAAGTCAGGACCGTCTATTTTTATGTATGCAATCATTTCAAATCTGCTGACTGAGCAGAAGTTGGATGACGGAAAATCATATTAAATGACCGTGTCGCTGACTTGATCGATGTTTGATCTCTCTTCTATGACAGCAGGTGCTGCTCTGCCATCAACAAAGACGGGCCGAAGATTCTTATGTTCTGTTAATGCTGATCAACATATATAAACATTATACTTTAATATGTTTTCCATTTCTGTAGGAATCAAAAAGGTAGGTATCAGGTAGcatttttaacatcaatatactatcgtcaaattaattgtgataccttggtataattactgtaaacaaatgagaccatggtagAGGTGACTGgaagcctctatctcacaccagtggcaTTGTTAGTGCTATAGTGTATCCCAAAATAaacaccacatttcccataaaccctgttgcttcctgtcataaagaggatgttgctatgTACAAAAATCCGACACAGTggtacacaatgtaaaatacaatgtggaggctgccagtcttcttgaTTCAGTTTAGAAAAGCCAATTGCATGTAAAAATGTAACACAGACTAACACATGACTTGGTGATTTACCGCATAATGAAACATtccaaaggaaaggaaacagaaaGTTATGATTTATAAATTTGAAATATAAGAGACGGTATTTCTATTGAAAACTTGTGAATGGTGcccagccctgtgtgtgtgtgtgtgtgtgtgtgtgtgtgtgtgtgtgtgtgtgtgtgtgtgctttgagtCCAGCCGTACTTGCACTTCTGTTCCAGGTCATCTTTGACCTGCATGTCATGGTTGAGCTGCTCCTCCAGCCGATGAAGCTTCTTCTGCAGCTGGTcagacagaggaacagcagaCAAGAAGACTATTATCTGATGGCACAATCTATCCTGCATCTGTTCTCTCTAATCTGTTACCATATTACCAAATAATCTGCAAATCTACATTCTATTAAGGTGTTTGGTGTTATTCAGGATTGTTTGAGAATCAGAGCATCTTTCTTCCAAAGTTGGAGAAGAGAGAACCAGGACTCTTGATCTGCTCCACTGACCATTAATGGGACTTTGACTAAACTGAATGTTTGATGGGATTTTACACCCAAATAAGCTTTATATTATGGAGGTTCTATAAATgatgaaccagaaaatgtatccCTAGCCTCTGAAAAACCATCCTAGGTagtttaaaaatctaattttctaTCTTTTTCATTGCATCCATGGTGGTGTATATCAGTCTGACATTAAGGAGAAAGACAAACTACTCTGCTTTGTCTCTGTCCATGCGGGACAATCCACTAATATGAACTTGCTGAAGTTCACTGGTATTTCAGATGAATTATATTGAGAATGATGCGTATTATTTCAGTACTGCGGAATTAGTATTGTCAAGTGAGTTGTAGACCTTCCACAATATTAAATTTCAACTGCACATTTCTCTCATCTGCTCTGAAAATGCACTCGCAgtgcagcaaacacacacatgaaagcaCCTACCTCTCCCTTACTGTCTGAGCAATACTCCTTTTCCTCTGAGTTATCCTTGCAGGCTTCTGAATCCTCCACAGAGCCGCCTTTATTTCCACTCAGCAGcctgagagggaggggagggacagaggagaggagtgggtgTACGCCTGTAATTGAATTTACCTGGAGGTGCCTGAGGTGGTTTTCCAGCCATGACGGCTTCCCTCGCTGTCCGAGGGCCCGCCTTCTGCAACCGAGTGACACATCTTGCCCTAACCAGATCTGCAATGCCCATGCCCATTCACTGATCAAGGCCAGGGAAAGGGGGGGTATGCACATCCAAAATACTGACTAGGTGCTTGATACAGAAGGTGATAGAATGAATTAAAAtatacagggggtggacaaaataatggtaAAAACCCATGAAAAAGGACTAACTTTGAAGTGACtcaatcacaattacaaaggcagctacacaagCAAACCATATTTAGCTGAATGTGAACTAGCactatgtgtcagctttaaaaaaaggTCCGACAGACAGGCACCACTTTTATAAGCGAGTTTTCACAGCAACGTGAGGCAACTAACAGATCCAAAAAGGCCAAATAGTTGGTGCCTGATCAATGGTATATCGGCCACAAAACCTGTAACATTATTTATTGTGCCAAGAGGAACAATATCAAAAATCATGATAACATATGCCAAATACTGACTAACTGCATTGCCAAAGAAGAACAGTGGTTGCAAGGCAAAGCTCACTGACAGTCATAGATGGACACTTAACAGGACAGTtgctaaacaccacaaaactacaaCCTCAAAAATGAACACCAAACTGAATCACCacctctgtgacacagtctcaacaaaagCTGTAAATTGTGAGCTTCACATAGCAGAGATAATATGTCAGGGCTGCCAGTGCCACTAAGAAACAGTGTGTATCCATAAACACGCAcaacctggtgtaaggagcacaaaagTGTGCTGTGGAAAAAAGAGTCAGAGTCGTTTTCACCCTTTTTCCTACATCTGGATGGGTTTACCTTTGGAGAAAGTCAAAGGATGCCTACAACCCAGAATGTCTGTTGCcaactgttaaacatggtggatctgtaatggtgGGCAGCAATCTCTGGGAGTCATTAGTTCCAATGATTGCTCCACATGGTTATATAACGCCCAAGGAATCCAAGGCCATTTTACAGAACCAGGTGCAAACcctgttccctcatgatgtcTCCATATTCAAAGATGACTATGCCCCCCATAtacactgctaaacaaattccAGAGCAGTTTCAGGAACACCAGGAACGGCTTACATCGCCTCCCCAATCtccagatctaaacatcatcGAACCTTTACGGGAAGCACAGGGTCTGAAGTCGAATTTGCCCGTCTTCATCTTTCagagaactggaggctttcctcaCTTTTGACCTAGACTGTTTTTTGTCAGACTAAAGACTCATGTCAAAGAGAAGTACTGTAAAAGGCGAAGAATGTCTGACTGAGTCTTTAGATCCCTCAGCTTTATGAATAAATGGCTGAAAAAAATCCCTTGTGGTTGAAACGTTGCCGATTAAACCGCTAAGGGAGCATCAGTCCAATACACAGGTATCGTTTTTTCTATTACATTCAATGATCTAGACGGGAGTTTACTAGACTTTATCATGGGCGAAGAGGGCTTAGTTAAAGGGGGTGTCAGAACAAGGCGGCAGTGTGGAGCTGGAACAGGCATACAGTGTCTGACTGGTGTAGGACTGTATTAAAGGTATGGGTGTGAAGCTgactttctctacctctctcaaGCTTTAGGCGCAGTGCTGACCTTAAGCCCATTTCCTGAGAGCACAGAGGCCCTTACAGCAGTTCATGCACACGTGAAAAATGTAGCTTTTATAAAAATCCAATATTACTAACAAATGTATATTATGTTcaaaatacacaacaaaaaGTAGCAGGAAATATATGAATCCTGAGGAAAAACTAAGTATGAGCACAACAGCATCGACAAGATACAATACTACAAGACAATAttagaataaaacagaacacTTACTGGTCTTCCTTGAAGTAAGTAAAGCCCACAAATGGTAGCTGGTTGCCAACAAAGGCTCTGGGTGGAGGGAAGGTCTCACCGGCGCCTTTATCATCCTCTATTTCATCAAAGTTGCTGGTGTCTATGTCACTGCTCAGTTCTGGCACAACTGGAGCCAcagctgggggagagagagagagagagagagggggagagaggcagggaaggaaaggggagaggtggaaacagaggagggagggtgggggggtgagaaaAGGGAAAGATGATGTCTTACATTAGCTGACTATCAATGAAATGGCTTTCAATTAGGAGACATTACTGAAAAAGACAAGGGctatttgaatttaaaatacTTCTTCAACAACCCTTTGATAATCATTGAACACCTATTTTTCAGCAGTGCTTTTGAGTAAACTCTATGC
This genomic stretch from Centroberyx gerrardi isolate f3 chromosome 18, fCenGer3.hap1.cur.20231027, whole genome shotgun sequence harbors:
- the LOC139927970 gene encoding rho-associated protein kinase 2-like; protein product: MFGAERRLESRLKKLESMMRDPQSALNLETLLDSVNALALDLDYPALRKNKNIDAFLIRYEKAVGRLRELQVKLQDFDKVKLIGRGAYGEVQLVRHKASKKVYAMKKLSKFEMIKRSDSAFFWEERDIMAFSNSPWVVQLCCAFQDDRHLYMLMEFMPGGDLVTLTMNYDMPEKWARFYTAEVVMALDAIHSMDFIHRDVKPDNMLLDQHGHLKLADFGTCMKMDSSGMVHCDTAVGTPDYISPEVLKSQGGDGYYGRECDWWSVGVFIFEMLVGETPFYAESLVGTYGKIMDHKNSLKFPDDVPMSQDAKDLICAFLSDREVRLGRTGVDEIKRHPFFKNDQWTFDTIRETVAPVVPELSSDIDTSNFDEIEDDKGAGETFPPPRAFVGNQLPFVGFTYFKEDQLLSGNKGGSVEDSEACKDNSEEKEYCSDSKGELQKKLHRLEEQLNHDMQVKDDLEQKCKNTTNRLEKLVKELDEEMSSRQRVESSLRQLERERALLQHQSAENLRKVEIETDRKRSLENELNNLRDQLEELKRRNQNSQISTEKNLQLQRQLEEATAVLEAEQEAAGRLKKSHAEVQKQAQGLEASLREMQDRCSQLENGKMELEKQLMGLQAELEAERRDRNLGTETIADLQGRISGLEEKVKEVKSSLSKAQNEKKQLQQKLIDLEKEKNNQEIDLTFKLKSLQQSLEQEEAEHKATRAKLADKNKIYQSIEEAKSGAMKEMECTLHEERSLKLQVEGKMLQLEKERSMLDCDYKQAQNKLDELQAHKDKLSDEVKTLSLRLEQEIQKRSLSQNDLKVQSQQASMLRSSEKQLKQELNHLLDMKQSLEKQNQELRRERQEADGQLKELKDQLEAEQYFTTLYKTQIRELKEECDERNKMYKEAQQRLEEYQEERDSLTAQLEVSLTKADSEQLARSIAEEQYSDLEKEKIMKELEIKDMMARHKQELSDKEATISSLEESNRTLTVDVANLASEKEELNNQLKEMQQQLYKAKDGEKQMNCVKISFEKQLQNERTLKIQAVNKLAEVMARRETVRGGHRGNETEVRRKEKENRKLQLELRSEKEKLNSTIIKYQRELNEMQALIADESQVRLELQMALDSKDSDIEQLRCQITSLSVHSLDSTSISSGNDLDMDDGYPDTRLEGWLSLPAKNTKRFGWDKKYVVVSSKKILFYHSELDREQSNPFMILDIDKLFHVRPVTQTDVYRAEAKEIPRIFQILYANEGESKRDQEYAVEPLPFGERPSYIGHKGHEFIPTLYHFPSSCEACTRPLWNVFKPPPALECRRCHTKCHKDHMDRKEEVIAPCKVNYDMSTAKELLLLANSQEEQQRWVSRLIKRIPRKHPTTSPTSAAQAHPPEPTSRSSPLISPRHSPRGSPHLSPHRGAVKVQPSSRQQQPAGKPS